The following nucleotide sequence is from Trifolium pratense cultivar HEN17-A07 linkage group LG2, ARS_RC_1.1, whole genome shotgun sequence.
ataattaaattaatatttatattttgtgattttaaataataatcttatttaatttttgtttctttatatctatatttataatattttactttgttatattttaaattgtatTCTAAAGTAAAGAGACATATTAGTAATTTAGTTTCGAATACTATCCCAGTAATTTCTAACACAATCCATATTcagaataaaaattataactacATAGATAAAGTAAGATAAATttcaacattaatttatttgacTTACTAAACactaaatttagaaaaaatattatacaaatattttttgtcttctcttatcaactTATATCGTCTAAGTCAAAATTAACTTGAaatcaagcaaaaaaaaaaaaaaaactaaatatttttcaaattatttgtcaaaaataaaataaaaatgatcgCATGATTCTTTCTTGAATGAAAATTATGACATgatggatttttatttttttttggataatgaCATGATGGATCATTCTCACCTTGtgcttttttgttttggtatatTCTGATTTTGTGCTTTTAATACTCCTAACTACACAATAAATAATTGCTATTAGATTAGactaatggttttttttttttttacttaagaCTAACCCTTTGTTTGGtttgaaggaaagaaaatagAAGGAATGAAAATTACAGAAATCAATTGATGAATTTGAACTAACTCTAGTCCAAGTTCATCCATcgattttcataattttattttctttcactttctttctACTCAACCAAACGAATtctaatgattttttatttagggAATAATAGACTAATTGATTCACACGGTATTAATTTaggaaatattaaaaaaaatggataaggattaattaattatattaaccGTGCGTGTGTGTTACTTTTGAATCAAGACTTCaatattatagaaaaaatgAACCTAGACACCTTTGGGAGTTAAGTTCAACACAAACTGTGACCACATTCATTCAAAAAAAGTTTCCTAAAAACAAAACGCGTGAGTTATGTATAAATACACGACGTTATTCATCTTTTGCACCATCTccttcattttctttatttcttaatttcttaattCCTTGATGCGCAAATTGAAAAAGCATAATGTTGGAAATGGGAGTGAATATTATTCCAAAGAAGTTTGAGATTGATGAGATGTCGCGTGTGATATTCTATGAAAGCAGTGGAAGCGAACATTCACCTGAAAGTTCAATTTCAGATCTATCGTTCATGGAGAAAAGTTCTGTGAGAGCAGTATTAGGAGAAGAAGATGCGgctgttcttcttcttcatcataagGATAATTCCAACTTTGAAGAATGGTTTGATTATTTGGAGAAGAAAGAGATTCTGCAAGAGCTTTTTGGTTCCGATGAAGTCAAAGAAAGGATTAGAAGAGAGACTCAACTTGCAATTCAAATTGTTGCTGGAGATAAGTCTTCTCCTGGATACAAACGCCTCATCATGTCATTCTTGCGGGAGAGAGGTTTTGACGCAGGTAATTCTTACTATTTACTTTTGCTtaattcatttaatttattttatttcaaattttagaatTCATAAGAGTTTAATTCCAATTTCATCTGTCAGACTGTTGTAATCTGTGATCATATCTATTTGGTTGGAAGTAAAGAAAGTCGGAAGGAATGAAAACACCAAAACTGATAAATGAATTTGGACTGAGATTTAGTTTaagttcattcattgatttttgttttccttcATTCTTACCTTCCAACCAAATAAACCATTTAGTCTCACTTTaactaatactccctccggtctttaGTATAAGAgagattcattgagaatttaATCTATTTAGTCCATATTATTGACTAcatacattagattttcaatgacTCTTATATTAAAGCACCGGAGAGAGTAATAAAAATTAGTTGAATTCTCTCTGGTGGTATTGGTTTGGGAACATGAGAGtatgctcctccttaaggtctcaggttcaatTATTTCCGGGGtcaatttgagtgggctaatttagcttcttcaaaaaaaaaaaaattgaatttgttttgatgattttGTACATTCTATGAACAGGTCTTTGCAAAACTAAGTGGGAAAGAAAAGGAAGATTTCTACCTGGTGATTATGAGTACATTGATGTGAATTATGGTGGAAGTCGATACATTGTTGAAATATCCCTaatttctgaatttgaaatAGCTCGGCCGACGAATCAATATAGTTCTTTACTTGATGTTTTCCCATTTGTATTTGTTGGTAAAGTGGAAGAGCTCAAAAAAATTGTGAGGCTTATGTGTACTGCTATGAGGGACTCTATGAAAACAATGGATATGCCTGTTCCTCCATGGAGAAGAAATAGTTACATGCAAGCTAAGTGGTTCAACACTTACAAGAGAACAACTAATGAGGTTGCAGCTAGAAAGTTCAATATTGGATTTGAAGCAAAACCTTTGCAAGCATACAATCGCATGGATAAATTTGGGAGTAAAATTGCTACCAAAGTTGGCTATTTAACTACTGCATTCAATGTAGATGGCATTGGAATCTAATTAATAAGTATAGTTATATTGAAGaagcatgtatataaaataCTTGTTTTTTCTTTGGGTCATTGAGTCTAACTCCTTAGCACAGGGCATAGAGGTCTTTAGAATAGTTTTCTTAGTGCTGTGTTATGGGGTAATTTTGCCTTTAGAGTTGGGATGATTTTGGAatcctcattttttttttctttatttattcaatataataatttaatgaaaATTACAGTAAAATGTATATTGGATTGTTCCTCTCCCTAATGTTATTCTCTGCAAATGCAAATGGTATGGCTCATTCCACCCGTAAGTGCAGTTTGATGCAGGCGCGGATTTTGAACGGGCAATGTTTATGTTTCACTTTTGTGCAGTGAGTATGCAATTTGGCATCATAGAAAAGTAAAAGAGTTGTcttttttgaaacaaacataaatcACATTGTAAAACAGCAttccctccatcccaaaatataaacaaaagtcgtTCAACAAGtttttttgactcatttttgcttatattttgagacgggtGGAGTATATCAAACCAAAAGATGACAGTAATTGGACCCTCAACACAGCAACTGAGCTGCCTCTTTGCATCCTCTAGATGTATTgattcttctttctctcttcaaCTCTGTTTCTACTCAAACTTTTCTATCCTATCACCCTTATTCTTTTTGCTGCATAGGATCCAATGTCTAATAATAAATGACAGGTCTTTATAaaatgggtcttgttaacattctccttataaAATTAAGGAATTAACAGTtcttaaaaagaaaacaatctTTCTTTGGTATTACTACTTTCAGtaaaaacacacaaaatatCCACATCTGACACCTTACATAGTACCACACCTTATTTTTCTGTCTCTTCCTTTCTTTTACACCACCTAGCCTCTCCCAGTAAGAAGCTCAACAAAGACAACAACTAATTTGGTATATATTCCTTTTGTCTAAAATGTCACTCTTCTACTCATATTAAACTTGatactttttgttttcaaaCTTTTTCCTTTTATTACTTTTATAATACAATCCTACTATAATAGTAAGATTGTGATAGATCTTAAAGGTTATGGTAAGAATTTAGGTAAAGGATTAGGTATGAATACTGATGAATATTAGAATATAGCTTCTAGCAGTGCAATTATTCAACagaaaattacaaattgttCACACAAAGAGTAACCGATACAATTAACAAATCCTATTGGAGTTAAAGAGACTAGTCTCTCTTAATCTAAACCAAATATAACTTAATAATGGATAATGAATCAACACATTGAGTTCATGAGTTCAAGGGGTTATCGAGCTCCTCTTAGGGCGAATCGTTCGAGAGAACTTGAGTTTGATTCATATGGGAagattttacttacctcaccATTGAACTATAGATTATCAGAGCCCTTCTCCACTGAGAATCAGAGGGTTAACACTTGACACTAAATAACTTAATAATTGAATGATCTCTTTCATCCTTGTTCTCTATCTGTATACAATTATACAACAAAACTACTTGGTAGGGCTGTCAACCACACAACCAATATGACATCTTTATCATGACTCCTggccttcaaattcaacaagcCCATAGAGATATTTGCACACACTTAGTTGGAATTGGTAGAGGTTGTAGGAGACTGGGAGGTTGAAAGAAAAAGGTAAAAATAGGATTTGTTTTTGAAGAATTCTTGAAACTATTTTCTTTGCAACTCTTTTATATTGACAGTGGATCGGAAAATTGATCTCTCACACATATTAGATGTCATTGTTGGACTAACTGGATAAACAATTTTACTatgttttatgtttaatttgtacCTCTCTAATTGTGTGTTTTGCTTTACACATCAAAGCTAGCTAAATTTTGATCTTGGTTGAATAATGTTGCTTGAACTGTTTAATTATCGGTTACCTTGTTATTTAATCCACATTTTATTCTTGTTGGTTTGTTGCGTCACACCTATTCATTTCAAAATGTGAAATTATAGtattagactacttgacaataTTTTAgatacataaattttttatgaatttaaaaaatagaatttttcttatataaagcACATGAGGGAGTATTATATAAGTACACCGTTGAAATAAATTTacaaaacactttaattttaatatactaATATTTCAACTACTTCATCTGTCCATAATTATAAACAACCTTTCGAACATAAAATTTGTCCCTAAATATCTCCTTTTCAATTTcctagacacatttattattacttttccaaacataaccctactttgcattgaaatacgaaaagtcaactacaaatatattttttcacaaaggacaatttagtaattgtaatacCCAAAAAGTACACATTTATTATACTatcaacttttcttaatatgcgtaaaAAACTTCAATAAGAGCTTATATTAAGAGACGGAGGGCTAACTTATcagttactccctccgtcccaaaaagaatgacccattttgaatatatgcactattcatatatattgttttgaccatatttttctactaataaataaaaataaatattaacatataagatgttgttagattcgtctcgatgagtattttcaaaatatcaattttttataatttttactattatacaattaaagatattagtcgccaaagttatgcattggcatgcatgtttcggtcaactgggtcattctttttgggacggagggagtatcaacTAACTTTTCAACTATCACCTAACttttaattttaccaaacatggTCTTAATTATAGAAAAGAAAGCTATACTAATTTAGTAAAGGTGATGAAATTTAGGATAAAGATGTTGAAATATGTACGTTGATCAGTTTCAAGCTTTTTTTTATGACCATTGAATATGGgaattatatataaaagaaaagaaaagaaaagaaaagaaattgaatATGAGAAAGTGAACCTAGACGCTTTGGCAGTTGGGTTCAACGAAAAATGTCGTAATATAGACCACATTCATGCAACAATTAACATAATTGGTACAAGACAAAATGTGTAGTACTCCACAAACAAGTGAGATTTTATGTATAAATACGACATCGTTTCCCTTCATATCATTCTAATTACTCCATCTccttctcattttctttctttctttattattcattttcatgcaattgaaaacaatgtTGGAATGGAAATGGGAAGGAATATTCCGGTGAGGTTCGAGAGGTTAGCCGCGGCGTTTGAGAGTAACGAGGTGGCGCGTGTGAGGCTCTGTGAAAGCAGTGGAAGTGAACACTCACCAGAAAACTCAACTGATTTATCAGATCTTGTGAAATCTTTCATGGAGAAGAATTCTGTTAGAGGAGAAGAAGATGCAGTTGTTCATGATAAGGAGGATTGGGACTTTGAGTGGAATGATTATTCCGAGAAAAAAGAGATACTGCAACAGATTTTTGTTGCTGCAGATGATGAAGTGAAACAAAAGATTAAAAGAGAAGCTGAGCTTGCAATTCAACTTGTTGCTGGAGACAAGACTTTGCCTGAATTCAAACGCCTCGTCATGGCACGCTTGCGGGAGAGAGGTTTTGATGCCGGTAATTATTAGTATTTATAAGCtgtattttcataaactatcttgaaaaatcataataatatataaaagtttatttatttacacaAGCTTtttcgcataagctcaaaagtaaGTCAATTCAGACGGGCTCATAGTTTGAATTTTCATTTAGAACCGCTGTAAAATGACAATTAGCGTCACTTTaattaaaatgacaaatatttgtagaatttgttttgatgtttgTTGAACTTTTTGTGAACAGGGCTTTGCAAAACTAGGTGGGAAAGAAAAGGAAGATTTCCAGCGGGTGACTATGAGTACATCGATGTGAATTATGAAGGAAATCGATACATTGTTGAAACATCCCTAATGACCGAATTCGAAATAGCCCGTCCTACAAATCAATATAGTTCTTTACTTGATGTTTTCCCTTTAGTATTTGTTGGTAAAGTGGAAGAGATAAAAAAGGTTGTGAGGCTTATGTGTTCTGCTATTAAGGACTCAATGAAAACCATGGATATGCATATACCTCCATGGAGAAGAAATAGCTATATGCAAGCTAAGTGGTTCAGTCTTTACAAGAGAACAACTAATGAGGTTGCAGCTAGAAAGTTCAATATTGGATTTGAAGCAAGGCCTTTGAAACCATACAATAATTGCAGGGATGATTTTGGCAGCAAAGTTGCTTTCAAAGTTGGTCATTTGACTACTGCATTTAATTTAGATGGCATTGGGATGAATTTATAATTATAGCCATATTGAACAAGTAGTATGTacataaaagttattttttcctTCGGATCATTAAGTCTAACCCCTTGGCATAAGGCATAGAGGTGCTTCAGCACAGTTTTCCTAGTGCTTTGTTATTGTTATGGGCTAATTTTGCCTTTTGAGGAATGATTTTGGAATCATATTATTTATTCAAGATAATAATAAGTGAAAATTTCTGTAAAATATATACAGTATGAATGCAAATGGTATGTTTCATTTGGAACAAATACAAATCAGAT
It contains:
- the LOC123908680 gene encoding uncharacterized protein LOC123908680 — protein: MEMGRNIPVRFERLAAAFESNEVARVRLCESSGSEHSPENSTDLSDLVKSFMEKNSVRGEEDAVVHDKEDWDFEWNDYSEKKEILQQIFVAADDEVKQKIKREAELAIQLVAGDKTLPEFKRLVMARLRERGFDAGLCKTRWERKGRFPAGDYEYIDVNYEGNRYIVETSLMTEFEIARPTNQYSSLLDVFPLVFVGKVEEIKKVVRLMCSAIKDSMKTMDMHIPPWRRNSYMQAKWFSLYKRTTNEVAARKFNIGFEARPLKPYNNCRDDFGSKVAFKVGHLTTAFNLDGIGMNL
- the LOC123908489 gene encoding uncharacterized protein LOC123908489 produces the protein MLEMGVNIIPKKFEIDEMSRVIFYESSGSEHSPESSISDLSFMEKSSVRAVLGEEDAAVLLLHHKDNSNFEEWFDYLEKKEILQELFGSDEVKERIRRETQLAIQIVAGDKSSPGYKRLIMSFLRERGFDAGLCKTKWERKGRFLPGDYEYIDVNYGGSRYIVEISLISEFEIARPTNQYSSLLDVFPFVFVGKVEELKKIVRLMCTAMRDSMKTMDMPVPPWRRNSYMQAKWFNTYKRTTNEVAARKFNIGFEAKPLQAYNRMDKFGSKIATKVGYLTTAFNVDGIGI